A window of Phycobacter azelaicus contains these coding sequences:
- a CDS encoding DMT family transporter: MNNVQGILLVIGAMAAFTLEDMFIKSLSEQLPVGQILILLGIGSGSVFALLAKWQGHQILAPRAWRRLPVLRALCEAVAAVSFASSLALVDISVVAAVFQATPLVITMGAALFLGEQVGWRRWSAILVGFAGVLMIIRPGLAGFEPAALLVLVSVVAVAGRDLMTRVMDSAVPSTVVSFQAFAVVIPAGAILLLLTPGDARLLVGNEWLMMLGGVIFGVLGYYGIVTAMRVGDASAVTPFRYSRLVFSILVGVAMFNERPDAMTLAGAALIILSGLYTFMRERRLARAGVLAS, from the coding sequence ATGAACAACGTTCAGGGTATTCTCCTGGTGATCGGCGCCATGGCGGCCTTCACTCTTGAGGACATGTTCATAAAGAGCTTGTCCGAGCAGCTGCCGGTTGGGCAGATCCTGATCCTCCTGGGGATCGGGAGCGGGTCGGTTTTTGCCCTGCTGGCCAAATGGCAGGGTCATCAGATCCTGGCGCCGCGCGCCTGGAGACGGCTTCCGGTTCTGCGCGCCCTGTGCGAGGCGGTGGCAGCGGTGAGTTTTGCCAGTTCCCTTGCCCTTGTCGATATCTCGGTGGTGGCTGCGGTGTTTCAGGCCACGCCTTTGGTGATCACCATGGGGGCGGCTCTGTTCCTGGGGGAACAGGTTGGCTGGCGGCGCTGGAGTGCGATCCTGGTCGGTTTTGCCGGGGTATTGATGATCATTCGGCCGGGCCTCGCGGGTTTTGAACCGGCGGCTCTGCTGGTGCTGGTCTCGGTTGTCGCGGTCGCGGGGCGCGATCTGATGACGCGGGTGATGGACAGCGCGGTGCCGTCGACGGTGGTCAGCTTTCAGGCCTTTGCCGTGGTGATCCCTGCGGGCGCAATCCTTTTGTTGCTGACACCGGGTGATGCGCGCCTGCTGGTAGGCAATGAGTGGCTGATGATGCTGGGCGGCGTGATCTTTGGCGTTCTGGGCTACTACGGCATCGTCACGGCCATGCGGGTCGGAGATGCCTCGGCCGTCACGCCGTTTCGCTATTCGCGCCTGGTCTTTTCGATCCTGGTTGGGGTGGCCATGTTCAATGAACGTCCCGATGCCATGACCCTGGCCGGAGCAGCGCTGATCATCCTCTCCGGCCTCTACACGTTTATGCGCGAGCGGCGCCTTGCTCGCGCGGGTGTGCTCGCCAGCTGA
- the speB gene encoding agmatinase encodes MALEDAKTQVDQAFTREDLKGLSFENTFGGAPSFARRRYTKDLSAADIAVTGVPFDQAVTNRPGTRLGPRAIREASLLQSPDAPYGWGFDPLSDLAIADYGDLAFDYANVPAFPETLTAHIKGILDSDTASVALGGDHYISFPILRAYAEKYGPISLLHFDAHTDTWADDDFTRVDHGTMFYKAVKSGIVDPATSVQVGIRTTNEDTLGVNIIDAPTVHEIGPVETARRIREILGDRPTYLTFDIDCLDPAYAPGTGTPVWGGLTSAQAARILRDIAGINIKGGDVVEVSPPFDTTGATAIAGAHVAMEIICLLGWNMTNRSG; translated from the coding sequence ATGGCACTCGAAGACGCAAAGACCCAGGTGGACCAGGCCTTCACCCGCGAAGACCTGAAGGGCCTCAGTTTTGAGAACACATTCGGTGGTGCGCCGTCTTTTGCGCGTCGCCGCTACACCAAGGATCTGAGCGCTGCCGATATTGCCGTCACGGGCGTGCCCTTTGATCAGGCGGTGACCAACCGTCCTGGCACCCGCCTTGGCCCGCGCGCGATCCGCGAGGCGAGCCTTTTGCAAAGCCCCGATGCGCCTTATGGCTGGGGCTTTGATCCCCTGAGCGATCTGGCCATTGCGGATTATGGCGATCTGGCCTTTGACTATGCCAATGTGCCCGCCTTCCCGGAGACGCTGACCGCTCATATCAAGGGTATTCTGGACAGCGACACCGCCTCGGTCGCGCTGGGCGGCGATCACTACATCAGCTTTCCGATCCTGCGCGCCTATGCCGAGAAATACGGGCCGATATCGCTGTTGCATTTCGATGCCCATACCGACACCTGGGCGGATGACGATTTCACCCGCGTGGATCATGGCACCATGTTCTACAAGGCGGTGAAATCGGGGATCGTGGACCCAGCGACATCGGTGCAGGTGGGCATCCGCACCACCAACGAGGATACGCTGGGCGTCAATATCATCGACGCCCCGACCGTGCATGAGATCGGCCCGGTGGAAACCGCGCGGCGGATCAGGGAAATCCTCGGCGATCGTCCCACCTACCTGACCTTCGATATCGATTGCCTGGATCCCGCCTATGCGCCGGGCACCGGCACGCCGGTCTGGGGCGGGCTGACCTCGGCGCAGGCAGCGCGGATCCTGCGGGATATCGCCGGGATCAACATCAAGGGCGGCGATGTGGTGGAGGTCTCGCCTCCGTTTGACACCACCGGCGCCACGGCGATTGCAGGCGCTCATGTGGCGATGGAAATCATCTGCCTTCTGGGCTGGAACATGACAAACAGAAGTGGCTGA
- a CDS encoding nucleoside hydrolase, translating into MTARKIIIDTDPGQDDAVALLLALASPEELEVLGITCVAGNVPLELTQKNARMICEVASRTDIPVYAGCDAPLSRPLVTAEHVHGKTGLDGPELWEPELQLTEGHAVDFIIHSLRRHAPGTVTLCPLGPLTNIASALQKAPDIASRIKEIVLMGGAYFEVGNVTPAAEFNIYVDPEAAKVVFTSGVPLVVMPLDVTHKALATRPRVEAIRALDTRAAHFTADMLDFFERFDVAKYGSEGGPLHDPCVIAYLLKPELFSGRHVNVEIETQSELTLGMTVADWWDVTDREPNAMFMGDVDADGFFALITERLAKL; encoded by the coding sequence ATGACTGCACGTAAGATCATCATCGACACGGATCCCGGTCAGGACGACGCCGTTGCCCTGCTGCTGGCACTGGCCTCCCCCGAGGAACTGGAAGTACTCGGCATTACCTGCGTAGCGGGCAACGTGCCCCTGGAGCTGACCCAGAAGAACGCCCGCATGATCTGCGAGGTGGCGAGCCGCACAGATATACCCGTTTATGCGGGGTGCGACGCCCCCCTGTCCCGTCCCTTGGTCACCGCCGAACATGTGCACGGCAAGACCGGCCTTGATGGGCCAGAACTGTGGGAGCCAGAGCTGCAACTCACCGAAGGGCACGCGGTCGATTTCATCATCCACAGCCTACGCCGTCATGCACCCGGTACGGTCACGCTGTGCCCGCTGGGGCCGCTGACCAATATCGCCAGCGCCCTTCAGAAGGCCCCCGACATTGCCTCCCGCATCAAGGAAATCGTGCTGATGGGCGGCGCCTATTTCGAGGTGGGCAATGTGACCCCGGCCGCCGAGTTCAACATCTACGTGGACCCAGAGGCGGCCAAGGTGGTCTTTACCTCTGGCGTGCCGCTGGTGGTGATGCCGCTCGATGTCACCCACAAGGCGCTGGCCACCCGCCCCCGTGTCGAGGCGATCCGCGCCCTGGATACCCGCGCCGCCCATTTCACCGCCGATATGCTGGATTTCTTCGAACGTTTCGATGTGGCCAAGTACGGCTCCGAAGGCGGCCCGCTGCATGATCCTTGCGTCATTGCCTACCTGCTCAAGCCCGAACTCTTCTCGGGCCGCCATGTGAACGTGGAGATCGAAACCCAGTCCGAGCTGACCCTTGGCATGACCGTGGCCGACTGGTGGGATGTCACCGACCGCGAACCCAATGCCATGTTCATGGGCGATGTGGACGCCGACGGCTTCTTTGCCCTCATAACCGAGCGTTTGGCCAAACTATGA
- a CDS encoding glycine zipper 2TM domain-containing protein encodes MKTKITAFAAAALMTLTACDNLTSEQRTVVGVTGGAAAGLIAAEALDANKNWRIIAALAGAAAGTIVAQNQATNTCAYARGDGTYYEAPCP; translated from the coding sequence ATGAAGACCAAAATCACCGCTTTTGCCGCCGCAGCCCTCATGACGCTGACGGCCTGCGATAACCTCACCAGCGAACAGCGCACCGTCGTGGGTGTCACCGGAGGCGCCGCCGCAGGCCTGATCGCCGCCGAAGCCTTGGATGCCAACAAGAACTGGCGCATCATCGCGGCGCTCGCGGGCGCAGCTGCGGGCACCATCGTTGCCCAGAACCAGGCGACCAACACCTGCGCCTATGCCCGCGGGGACGGCACATACTACGAGGCCCCCTGCCCGTAA
- a CDS encoding DUF2306 domain-containing protein: MKVALLYLLCWPVLRDSVSRLYFLVQPHGDLAFVDLRYAEHPWSTAVHLVPGILFFLVGPLQFSPALRRRRPALHRGLGKLFIASGLVSSLGVMHMVIVFPALGGLLTQGVTYAICLSMVAAMILAYRAVRRREVMLHMRWMRLAFALGLTVSTARIYIALADAVFSLPFEQSFTIASALGLGTNLIVVACLERRPKTVSR; this comes from the coding sequence TTGAAAGTCGCGCTTCTCTATCTTCTGTGCTGGCCCGTGCTGCGGGACTCTGTCTCGCGCCTATATTTCCTGGTTCAGCCCCACGGAGATCTGGCATTCGTCGATCTGCGCTATGCCGAACATCCCTGGAGCACCGCAGTCCATCTTGTTCCGGGAATCTTGTTCTTCCTGGTCGGCCCTCTTCAATTCTCGCCAGCTCTGCGCCGGCGGCGGCCAGCTCTTCACCGGGGCTTGGGAAAGCTGTTTATCGCAAGTGGCCTCGTCTCCAGTCTTGGTGTGATGCATATGGTGATCGTTTTTCCCGCATTGGGGGGACTTCTGACCCAAGGGGTCACCTACGCCATTTGCCTGTCGATGGTGGCGGCAATGATCCTCGCCTATCGCGCTGTTCGGCGCAGGGAGGTGATGCTACATATGCGCTGGATGCGGCTTGCCTTTGCCTTGGGGCTGACCGTCTCTACCGCGCGGATATATATCGCCCTGGCCGACGCGGTGTTTTCGCTGCCGTTCGAGCAGAGCTTTACCATCGCATCCGCCTTGGGATTGGGCACGAATTTGATCGTCGTTGCCTGTCTGGAACGCAGACCCAAGACGGTATCCAGATAG
- the mazG gene encoding nucleoside triphosphate pyrophosphohydrolase: protein MAETDLIHDETAGIERLLQIMRALRDPEGGCPWDVAQDFSTIAPYTIEEAYEVADAIEREAWDELKGELGDLLFQSVFHAQMAEEAGHFTFQDVVTTMSNKMVSRHPHVFGDESRDKSPEQQTRDWEAIKAAERAEKAQKGTLDGVAIGLPALLRAYKLQKRAARVGFDWPDASHVIDKIQEEAAELVEARDSLTQDAVEEEFGDLMFVMANLGRHLGVEPEAALRRANAKFIRRFEGVEARLAAMGKRPEDSSLEEMDALWDAEKEAQRAKPA from the coding sequence ATGGCCGAAACAGACCTCATCCACGACGAAACCGCCGGAATTGAACGGCTTTTGCAGATCATGCGCGCCTTGCGCGATCCCGAGGGCGGCTGCCCCTGGGATGTGGCGCAGGATTTCAGCACCATCGCCCCCTATACCATAGAAGAAGCCTATGAGGTCGCCGACGCGATCGAGCGTGAAGCCTGGGATGAGCTGAAGGGAGAGCTGGGCGATCTGCTGTTCCAGTCGGTCTTTCACGCGCAGATGGCCGAGGAAGCCGGGCATTTCACCTTTCAGGACGTGGTCACAACCATGTCCAACAAGATGGTCAGCCGGCACCCCCATGTCTTCGGCGACGAATCGCGGGACAAATCGCCAGAGCAGCAAACCCGCGACTGGGAGGCGATCAAGGCCGCCGAGCGCGCCGAAAAAGCGCAAAAAGGCACGCTGGATGGCGTCGCCATCGGCCTCCCTGCGCTGTTGCGGGCCTACAAGCTGCAAAAGCGCGCAGCGCGGGTGGGGTTCGACTGGCCCGACGCCTCCCATGTGATCGACAAAATCCAGGAAGAGGCCGCCGAACTGGTCGAGGCGCGCGATAGCCTGACGCAGGATGCCGTCGAAGAGGAATTTGGCGATCTGATGTTCGTCATGGCCAATCTGGGCCGCCATCTGGGGGTCGAGCCCGAGGCGGCGCTTCGCCGCGCCAATGCCAAGTTCATCCGCCGTTTCGAAGGCGTGGAGGCCCGCCTTGCCGCCATGGGCAAACGCCCAGAAGACAGCAGCCTTGAAGAAATGGACGCGCTGTGGGATGCCGAAAAGGAAGCCCAGCGTGCCAAACCCGCCTGA
- a CDS encoding M20 aminoacylase family protein codes for MPVVNRIADFAPEMTAWRRHLHQIPELALDLPKTAAFVAERLREFGVDELHEGIAQTGMVAIINGQGHDAPGAKTIGLRADMDALPIPEETGVDYVSGHEGNMHACGHDGHTTMLLGAAKYLAETRNFSGRVALIFQPAEEAIGGARIMVEEGIMDRFGINEVYALHNAPGLPVGAFLTTPGPIMAAVDTFHIYIQGQGGHGAMPHETRDPVMAACGIAQAIQTIVSRNHYALQDLVVSVTQIHTGTVDNEIPDTAYINGTVRTFDPEVQKMVMRRMEEIVTGQSASYGVEARLDYEVGYPATINEPIKTDFAAEVAREISGADNVEAEAGREMGAEDFSYMLEARPGAYLFLGQGDTAGLHHPKYDFNDEIAPIGASFFARLVERAQPVS; via the coding sequence ATGCCGGTCGTCAACCGCATCGCCGATTTCGCCCCCGAGATGACCGCATGGCGCCGCCATCTGCACCAGATCCCGGAACTGGCGCTGGACCTGCCGAAAACCGCCGCCTTTGTCGCCGAGCGGCTGCGCGAATTCGGCGTAGATGAGCTGCACGAAGGCATCGCCCAGACCGGTATGGTGGCAATCATCAATGGGCAGGGGCATGACGCGCCGGGCGCAAAAACCATCGGTCTGCGCGCCGATATGGACGCCCTGCCGATCCCCGAGGAAACCGGTGTCGATTATGTCTCTGGTCACGAAGGCAACATGCATGCCTGTGGCCATGACGGGCACACCACCATGCTATTGGGCGCGGCGAAATATCTGGCGGAGACGCGCAATTTTTCGGGCCGCGTCGCGCTGATCTTCCAGCCCGCCGAAGAGGCCATCGGAGGTGCTCGGATTATGGTCGAAGAAGGGATCATGGACCGCTTTGGCATCAATGAAGTCTATGCGCTGCACAATGCGCCGGGTTTGCCGGTAGGGGCCTTTCTGACCACGCCGGGGCCGATCATGGCGGCGGTCGATACCTTTCACATTTACATTCAGGGGCAGGGTGGCCATGGCGCCATGCCACACGAGACCCGCGATCCGGTGATGGCGGCCTGCGGCATTGCCCAGGCGATCCAGACTATCGTCAGCCGCAATCACTATGCGCTGCAGGATCTTGTGGTCTCGGTCACCCAGATCCACACCGGCACCGTGGACAACGAGATCCCCGATACTGCCTATATCAACGGCACCGTGCGGACCTTTGACCCGGAGGTGCAGAAGATGGTGATGCGCCGGATGGAGGAAATCGTGACAGGGCAGTCGGCCAGCTACGGCGTTGAGGCACGGCTGGATTATGAGGTTGGCTACCCGGCCACCATCAACGAGCCGATAAAGACCGATTTCGCTGCCGAAGTGGCGCGGGAAATCTCGGGCGCTGACAACGTGGAGGCCGAAGCCGGGCGCGAAATGGGCGCCGAGGACTTCTCTTATATGCTGGAGGCGCGCCCCGGCGCCTATCTGTTCCTTGGTCAGGGTGACACCGCCGGGCTGCATCATCCGAAGTATGATTTCAACGATGAGATCGCCCCCATCGGAGCCTCCTTCTTTGCCCGTCTGGTGGAGCGCGCGCAGCCGGTAAGTTGA
- a CDS encoding Fur family transcriptional regulator, translated as MPESIIARCEAKGLRMTGQRRVIARALQDSDDHPDVEELYARASALDAGISLATVYRTVKLFEEAGILERLEFGDGRARYEDADRDHHDHLIDINSGEVIEFCDPEIEALQEKIAAKLGYRLKGHKLELYGVPIKKR; from the coding sequence ATGCCAGAATCGATTATCGCCCGTTGCGAGGCCAAGGGCCTGCGCATGACCGGCCAGCGCCGCGTGATCGCGCGTGCGCTTCAGGACAGCGATGATCATCCTGACGTGGAAGAGCTTTATGCCCGTGCCAGCGCGCTGGATGCGGGGATATCCTTGGCGACGGTCTATCGCACGGTGAAGCTCTTTGAAGAGGCAGGTATCTTGGAGCGGCTCGAGTTCGGCGACGGGCGCGCACGTTACGAGGACGCTGACCGCGATCATCACGACCACCTCATTGACATCAACTCGGGCGAGGTGATCGAGTTCTGCGACCCCGAGATCGAGGCACTGCAGGAAAAGATTGCCGCCAAGCTGGGGTATCGTCTGAAAGGTCACAAGCTGGAGCTTTACGGGGTTCCCATCAAGAAACGCTGA
- the eno gene encoding phosphopyruvate hydratase gives MSTIIDIHAREILDSRGNPTVEVDVILEDGTMGRAAVPSGASTGAYEAVEKRDGDKSRYMGKGVLEAVAAVNGEIAEELVGFDATEQVAIDSAMIELDGTDNKGRLGANAILGVSLAVAKAAADFTTQPLFRYVGGTSARVLPVPMMNIINGGEHADNPIDIQEFMIMPVAAENIRDAVRMGAEVFHTLKKELSAAGLSTGIGDEGGFAPNIGSSREALDFILKSVEKAGYRPGEDIYLALDCAATEYFKDGKYVLTGEGKTLTSEENVDYLAALVADYPIISIEDGMSEDDWDGWKLLTDKIGDKVQLVGDDLFVTNPARLADGISRGVANSMLVKVNQIGSLTETLRAVDMAHRARYTNVMSHRSGETEDATIADLAVATNCGQIKTGSLARSDRLAKYNQLIRIEEVLGEVAEYAGRSILK, from the coding sequence ATGAGCACCATTATCGACATCCACGCCCGCGAAATCCTCGACAGCCGGGGTAACCCGACCGTCGAGGTCGACGTCATCCTCGAAGACGGCACCATGGGCCGCGCCGCCGTGCCCTCGGGCGCCTCGACCGGCGCCTATGAGGCGGTGGAAAAGCGCGATGGCGACAAGTCCCGCTACATGGGCAAGGGCGTGCTGGAAGCGGTGGCCGCCGTCAACGGTGAGATCGCGGAAGAGCTGGTCGGTTTCGACGCGACCGAGCAGGTTGCCATTGACAGCGCCATGATCGAGCTGGACGGCACCGACAACAAGGGCCGCCTTGGCGCAAACGCCATCCTCGGTGTTTCGCTCGCCGTGGCAAAGGCCGCTGCCGATTTCACCACCCAGCCGCTGTTCCGTTATGTGGGCGGCACCTCGGCGCGGGTTCTGCCGGTTCCGATGATGAACATCATCAATGGTGGCGAACATGCCGACAACCCGATCGACATCCAGGAATTCATGATCATGCCGGTCGCAGCGGAAAACATCCGCGACGCCGTGCGCATGGGTGCCGAGGTCTTCCACACATTGAAGAAAGAGCTGTCCGCGGCGGGCCTTTCCACCGGTATCGGTGACGAGGGCGGGTTTGCCCCCAATATCGGCTCTTCCCGCGAGGCGCTGGATTTCATCCTGAAGTCGGTTGAAAAGGCAGGCTATCGCCCCGGTGAGGACATCTATCTGGCGCTTGATTGCGCAGCCACAGAGTATTTCAAGGACGGTAAATATGTCCTGACCGGTGAGGGCAAGACGCTGACCTCCGAAGAAAACGTCGACTATCTGGCGGCGCTGGTTGCGGATTATCCGATCATTTCGATCGAGGACGGCATGTCCGAGGATGACTGGGACGGCTGGAAGCTTCTGACCGACAAGATCGGCGACAAGGTGCAGCTGGTGGGCGATGACCTGTTCGTGACCAACCCGGCGCGTCTGGCCGATGGGATTTCGCGCGGCGTTGCCAATTCGATGCTGGTGAAGGTGAACCAGATCGGCTCGCTCACTGAGACCCTGCGCGCGGTCGATATGGCGCATCGCGCCCGCTACACCAACGTGATGTCGCACCGCTCGGGCGAGACCGAGGATGCCACCATTGCCGATCTCGCCGTAGCCACCAACTGCGGCCAGATCAAGACCGGTTCCCTGGCGCGGTCTGACCGGCTGGCGAAATACAACCAGCTGATCCGTATCGAGGAAGTTCTGGGCGAAGTGGCCGAATATGCGGGCCGTTCGATCCTGAAGTAA
- the speB gene encoding agmatinase, producing MAEFNQPISGNDLARFSGPNTYMRLPQATSLAGLDVAVLGIPMDIGTSWRSGTRFGPKQIRAESAMLRPYNMATGAAPFDSLNIADIGDLAINTFSLKDSLRIIQDSYAAILGGSAIPVAMGGDHSITLPILRAIAAKYGPVALVHIDAHADVNDEMFGEKETHGTVFRRAHEEGLIVPDKTYQIGIRGTGYSAQDFAEAQSWGFQHFPAQELWGRQLHNMGAEIRRDIGNKPVYVTYDIDSLDPAYAPGTGTPEIGGLTTPQALELIRALKGLNIVGCDLVEVSPPYDPSGNTALTAANLLYEMICVLPGVTTK from the coding sequence ATGGCTGAATTCAATCAACCGATCAGTGGCAACGATCTGGCGCGGTTCTCCGGGCCGAACACCTACATGCGCTTGCCGCAGGCGACCTCGCTTGCGGGCCTCGATGTGGCGGTTCTGGGCATTCCGATGGATATCGGCACCTCCTGGCGCTCGGGCACCCGGTTCGGGCCGAAACAGATCCGCGCCGAAAGCGCCATGCTGCGGCCCTATAACATGGCGACCGGGGCCGCCCCCTTTGACAGCCTGAATATCGCCGATATCGGCGATCTGGCGATCAATACCTTCTCGCTGAAGGACTCTCTGCGCATCATCCAGGACAGCTATGCGGCGATCCTCGGCGGCTCTGCCATTCCCGTTGCCATGGGCGGCGATCATTCGATCACCCTGCCGATCCTGCGGGCCATCGCGGCGAAGTACGGCCCCGTGGCCCTCGTTCACATTGACGCCCACGCCGATGTGAACGACGAGATGTTCGGGGAAAAGGAAACCCATGGTACCGTCTTCCGCCGCGCCCACGAGGAAGGCCTGATCGTGCCGGACAAGACCTATCAGATCGGCATTCGCGGCACCGGTTATTCGGCGCAGGACTTTGCGGAGGCGCAGTCCTGGGGGTTCCAGCACTTCCCGGCGCAGGAGCTGTGGGGGCGGCAGCTTCACAACATGGGTGCGGAAATTCGTCGCGATATCGGCAATAAGCCGGTCTATGTGACCTATGATATTGATAGTCTGGACCCGGCCTACGCACCGGGCACCGGCACGCCCGAAATCGGCGGGCTGACGACACCGCAAGCGCTCGAACTGATCCGTGCCCTCAAGGGCCTCAATATCGTGGGCTGCGATTTGGTTGAGGTGTCGCCGCCCTATGATCCTTCGGGCAATACCGCTCTGACGGCAGCGAACCTGCTTTATGAGATGATCTGTGTCTTGCCGGGTGTAACAACGAAATAG
- a CDS encoding GNAT family N-acetyltransferase: MSAALHLAKPEHLSALLPLVAAFHAEEGIERTDAAREAAIAPLLEGIPYGAVYIIGPTRAPIGYIVVTFSWSVEFGGMDSFVDEIYIRPAVRGRGIATEVLTELPKTLAEAGIKAIHLEVDRENEQAQRLYARARFKPRLKYVLMSKEL; this comes from the coding sequence ATGAGCGCCGCACTGCACCTCGCCAAACCCGAGCATCTGAGCGCGCTTCTGCCACTGGTAGCCGCCTTTCATGCAGAGGAAGGTATCGAGCGGACCGACGCAGCACGCGAGGCCGCCATCGCGCCGCTGCTCGAAGGGATTCCCTATGGGGCGGTCTACATCATCGGCCCCACCCGCGCGCCCATCGGCTATATCGTGGTGACCTTCAGTTGGTCGGTGGAGTTCGGCGGCATGGACAGTTTCGTGGACGAGATCTACATCCGCCCCGCCGTGCGTGGGCGCGGCATCGCGACCGAGGTGCTGACGGAACTCCCGAAAACCCTGGCCGAAGCCGGGATCAAGGCCATCCACCTTGAGGTCGACCGGGAAAACGAGCAGGCGCAGCGTCTTTATGCCCGTGCGCGCTTCAAGCCACGCTTGAAATATGTCCTGATGAGCAAGGAGCTTTAG